In a single window of the Cydia pomonella isolate Wapato2018A chromosome 2, ilCydPomo1, whole genome shotgun sequence genome:
- the LOC133534555 gene encoding acidic leucine-rich nuclear phosphoprotein 32 family member B-like, whose protein sequence is MSTKENNSEVAVEKVGDEKDAKSDLKATKRAAEEKATEAKKARKEENGGGGDEEPHSDEEDLEGEGEGDDDDDEDVEGEEGEEDEEVEGEGEDDDLEDEEVEEELLGEEEEEDA, encoded by the exons ATGAGCACCAAGGAAAATAACAGTGAAGTGGCCGTGGAAAAGGTGGGAGATGAGAAGGACGCGAAAAGTGACCTGAAAGCAACGAAAAGAGCGGCAGAG GAAAAGGCAACGGAAGCAAAAAAGGCGCGAAAGGAGGAaaatggcggcggcggcgacgagGAGCCTCACAGTGATGAGGAAGACCTAGAGGGAGAGGGTGAGGGTGATGACGATGACGATGAGGACGTGGAGGGGGAAGAGGGCGAGGAAGACGAGGAAGTTGAAGGAGAGGGAGAGGACGACGATCTCGAAG ATGAAGAAGTAGAGGAGGAGCTATTAGGTGAGGAAGAGGAAGAAGACGCGTAA
- the LOC133534553 gene encoding bromodomain-containing protein 4-like: MSSESVNIAEKQLIVEVLELYKGFPCLWDSSHELYCNKDARSQALQIILDKWKTGYPQATTEEVKKKLEHLRAAYRRERKKVESSKSTGAGLGDVYTPSLWYYPYLTFLHEKTMPVSQGIDNIQGTPDSDSEEPVTKKVKSSTKRQNELYKKQEELIQSAAELIKDSNSQDTSADAFGRSVSFQLKELPKVQRCIAEKIIGELLFYAKLGELTLDTSINFKKNIHTATQYSYYTHPYRSHIYPHHAFPSSTSPQYSQTSQSPKYSHTSSEQSQPSQSPQHSINLNKNLHTGTQSSYHTHPYRNHLYQQHSLPSSPSPQYIQQPSPSPQYSQPSPSPQYIQQPSPSPQYSQPSPAPSPQQSTPSLPQTPADSITLHSADTHLSQVLLPADTLLELTPSGETQHNEPDTRGSGNMDVFRGTGKQLQEFLIFKK, from the exons ATGTCGTCTGAATCCGTAAATATAGCTGAAAAACAATTAATAGTGGAAGTGTTAGAACTTTACAAAGGTTTTCCGTGTTTGTGGGATTCAAGTCACGAACTTTACTGCAACAAAGATGCCCGCAGTCAAGCGttacaaataattttagataaatGGAAAACGGGTTACCCGCAGGCTACTACAgaggaagttaaaaaaaaactggaacACCTTAGAGCTGCGTATAGACGTGAACGAAAGAAG GTGGAATCCAGCAAATCAACTGGAGCTGGGTTGGGAGACGTGTACACGCCGTCCCTGTGGTACTATCCATATTTGACATTTCTTCATGAGAAGACTATGCCGGTATCCCAGGGAATCGATAATATACAAGGAACTCCAGATTCAGATAGCGAG GAACCTGTAACAAAAAAGGTAAAGAGTTCAACCAAGCGGCAAAATGAACTGTACAAGAAACAAGAAGAACTGATTCAGTCTGCGGCAGAATTAATCAAAGACAGCAACTCGCAGGACACCTCAGCCGATGCCTTTGGACGCTCAGTGAGCTTTCAGTTGAAAGAATTACCAAAAGTTCAAAGATGCATAGCCGAAAAAATAATTGGAGAACTACTGTTCTACGCTAAATTAGGAGAGCTTACTTTAGATACTTccataaactttaaaaaaaacatacatactgCCACACAATACTCCTACTACACCCACCCTTATAGAAGCCATATTTATCCGCATCATGCATTCCCGTCCTCAACGTCTCCTCAATATTCACAAACATCACAGTCACCTAAATATTCACACACATCATCTGAACAATCGCAACCATCACAGTCTCCTCAACAttcaataaacttaaataaaaacttacatACTGGCACACAATCCTCATACCACACTCACCCATATAGAAACCATTTATATCAGCAACATTCATTACCGTCCTCACCATCTCCTCAATATATACAACAACCATCCCCGTCTCCTCAATATTCACAACCATCACCGTCCCCTCAATACATACAACAACCATCCCCGTCTCCTCAGTATTCACAACCATCACCGGCACCGTCCCCTCAACAATCGACACCCTCTCTACCACAAACACCGGCAGATTCGATTACTCTTCATTCAGCAGACACACATTTGAGTCAAGTTTTATTACCAGCTGACACTCTACTTGAGTTGACCCCAAGTGGGGAAACACAACATAATGAGCCAGACACTAGAGGAAGTGGTAATATGGATGTTTTTAGGGGCACAGGAAAACAACTTCAAGAATtcttgatttttaaaaaataa
- the LOC133534551 gene encoding uncharacterized protein LOC133534551: protein MVRRTDGPVRCALHATPPHPYKHRPVLFVLRNGEVDMPPTLSKQTKIALVVASVVAITPIKKQRKKRKQWAKFYLKNRESYSHVRLVRDLDDDDFRIYLRMSSDSFSELLELVKPYITKTDTVMRKAVTAEERLLATLKYLASGREFSELKFGTSISSQLLSEIIPETCHAICKVLKNYMKVPETESEWLQIAKDFEQKWQFNHCLGAMDGKHILIEKPPNSGSTYYNYKGTFSIVLLGIVNANYEFIYVNAGTNGSISDGGVFNHTSFHDKMLSDQLNLPRPSVLPSSDIVAPYCLVADSAFAMNENLLKPYPQKNLTHDKRIYNYRLSRARRIVENTFGILAERFRVFKKPITMNVKKVPIIVMASCLLHNFLRKKSTNYVTGNCVDREDTTNNTFRPGDWRNNNISVNLNRTDRQRTAEGNAARQIFTEYFNNQGRVDFQERMINVLNI, encoded by the exons ATGGTGCGTCGAACCGACGGACCGGTGCGGTGCGCTCTACACGCCACACCACCGCACCCGTACAAACACCGTCCAGTGCTTTTCGTGCTACGGAACGGTGAGGTCGACATGCCTCCGACTTTATCCAAACAAACTAAAATCGCGTTAGTTGTGGCATCCGTCGTAGCTATTACACCTATCAAAAAGCAgaggaaaaaaagaaaacaatggGCAAAATTCTATTTAAAAAACCGAGAGTCATACAGTCATGTGCGACTTGTGAGAGACCTTGATGATGACGATTTTCGTATATATCTCCGAATGAGTTCCGATTCATTTAGTGAATTGCTTGAACTTGTGAAACCATATATAACTAAAACCGATACAGTCATGAGAAAAGCTGTGACAGCTGAAGAGAGATTGCTAGCAACCTTAAAATATCTCGCGTCAGGGAGAGAATTCAGCGAACTCAAATTTGGTACAAGTATATCATCGCAACTGTTGTCTGAGATAATACCAGAGACCTGTCACGCAATATGTAAAGTGCTTAAAAACTATATGAAG GTTCCTGAAACAGAAAGTGAATGGCTACAAATAGCAAAAGACTTTGAACAAAAATGGCAGTTCAATCATTGTTTAGGTGCAATGGACGGGAAACATATTCTTATCGAAAAGCCACCAAACTCCGGTTCAACGTATTACAATTACAAGGGAACTTTTAGCATAGTTTTGCTTGGCATTGTTAATGCCAATTACGAATTTATTTACGTAAATGCAGGTACCAATGGAAGTATTTCTGATGGTGGAGTATTTAATCACACATCATTTCATGATAAAATGTTGTCTGATCAACTGAATTTACCACGACCATCTGTGTTGCCGTCATCTGATATAGTTGCTCCATATTGTTTAGTTGCAGACAGTGCATTTGCCATGAATGAAAATCTTCTAAAGCCCTACCCACAGAAAAACTTGACACATGACAAAAGAATATACAACTATAGACTTTCCAGAGCTAGGAGAATTGTAGAAAACACATTCGGTATATTAGCTGAACGCTTTAGGGTATTCAAAAAACCCATCACAATGAATGTTAAAAAAGTACCAATAATAGTAATGGCTTCATGTTTACTACACAACTTTCTAAGAAAAAAGTCTACAAACTACGTCACAGGGAATTGTGTCGATCGGGAAGATACTACAAACAATACTTTCCGTCCAGGAGATTGGCGGAATAATAATATCTCAGTAAATCTCAATAGAACAGATAGACAGCGTACTGCAGAAGGTAATGCGGCGAGACAGATATTCACAGAATATTTTAACAATCAAGGCCGTGTTGATTTTCAAGAAAGAATGATTAATGTGCTAAATATTTAA